One segment of Hydrogenothermus marinus DNA contains the following:
- a CDS encoding PEGA domain-containing protein yields the protein MKKLLSILLVFAISLFLVSCEGKGKIVIEKPKGAKVYINGKYVGDVPLEIELREGKYDITVEKEPFVEETKKNVQVYFDKTIVLSFNPTPKGKLITDTKPQGAEVWDNKEFLGKTPLDINLDPGLHHLYFYKGNLSAERKVEIIFKKTTKLFVNLEKALVHLDANPEDAKILIDGKPVNKIPTSLYLDEGVHKVLVEKGPYKDEFELKVKKGDEVKVSYELKPVQLPPVEAYGPVKFTHSKKYLVSMGKAGIYFWDINKFKPQISLYDPEDVRNFDKFINFEISENDEFVAGIKPIRRLAYALKEKGKFDKIIVWDLKTTAVKFSKLYNTISKFVFFDKDNNALFLIEKNGNIQKIDLKTGNISKIAKLGSSPTSSADLGEKILIGDLEGNIYEFNKNSNNLNKMKKVNGKISDIEISNDNNLVAIAYNKVSILDLNSLKAIKTFNIENPKAVALSPDKSLIAISIGKSVKVLDTNTGKLKYEIKDLPAEIISLKFRDNQVLITASSIETPYVGIWKNGHLLKKWVQAIE from the coding sequence ATGAAAAAATTACTTTCTATCCTCTTAGTTTTCGCTATTTCTCTATTTTTAGTATCTTGTGAAGGTAAAGGGAAAATAGTAATTGAAAAACCAAAGGGTGCAAAAGTTTATATTAATGGTAAATATGTAGGTGATGTGCCTTTAGAAATAGAACTTAGAGAAGGCAAGTATGATATAACAGTTGAGAAAGAACCTTTTGTAGAAGAAACTAAAAAAAATGTACAAGTTTATTTTGATAAAACTATAGTATTATCTTTTAATCCAACACCAAAAGGTAAATTAATAACAGATACAAAGCCTCAAGGAGCAGAAGTTTGGGATAATAAAGAATTCTTAGGCAAAACACCTCTTGATATTAATTTAGATCCTGGTCTTCATCATTTATATTTTTATAAGGGTAATTTAAGTGCAGAAAGAAAAGTAGAAATAATTTTCAAAAAAACAACAAAGCTTTTTGTAAATCTTGAAAAGGCTTTAGTACATTTAGATGCAAATCCTGAAGATGCAAAAATATTAATAGATGGAAAACCAGTTAATAAAATACCTACGTCTCTTTACTTAGATGAAGGAGTACATAAAGTTCTTGTAGAAAAAGGTCCTTATAAAGATGAGTTTGAATTAAAAGTTAAAAAAGGAGATGAAGTTAAAGTTAGTTATGAATTAAAACCTGTCCAGCTTCCACCAGTTGAAGCTTATGGTCCTGTTAAATTTACACATAGTAAAAAATATTTAGTATCTATGGGAAAAGCAGGTATATACTTTTGGGATATAAATAAATTTAAACCTCAAATATCTCTTTATGATCCTGAAGATGTAAGAAATTTTGACAAATTTATAAACTTTGAAATATCTGAAAATGATGAGTTTGTAGCAGGTATAAAACCAATTAGAAGACTTGCATATGCATTAAAAGAAAAAGGTAAGTTTGACAAAATTATAGTATGGGATTTAAAAACTACTGCAGTTAAATTTTCTAAACTATATAACACAATATCAAAATTTGTTTTCTTTGATAAAGATAATAATGCTTTATTCCTAATAGAAAAAAATGGAAATATCCAAAAAATTGATTTAAAAACAGGAAATATATCTAAAATAGCTAAATTAGGTTCTTCACCAACTTCTAGCGCTGATTTAGGAGAGAAAATATTAATAGGAGACTTAGAAGGAAATATTTATGAATTTAATAAAAATTCAAATAATTTAAATAAAATGAAAAAAGTTAATGGAAAAATTTCTGATATTGAAATATCTAACGATAATAATTTAGTCGCAATAGCTTACAATAAAGTTTCTATTTTAGATTTAAATTCATTAAAAGCTATAAAAACATTCAATATAGAAAATCCAAAAGCAGTGGCATTATCCCCTGATAAATCATTAATAGCAATTTCTATTGGGAAATCAGTTAAAGTTTTAGATACAAATACAGGCAAATTAAAATATGAAATTAAAGATTTACCAGCAGAAATAATTTCATTGAAATTTAGAGACAATCAGGTTTTAATTACTGCATCTAGTATAGAAACACCATATGTAGGAATATGGAAAAATGGTCATTTACTTAAAAAATGGGTACAAGCAATAGAATAA
- the dapA gene encoding 4-hydroxy-tetrahydrodipicolinate synthase: MFTGSLVAIITPFKNGTIDKKSFKSLIDFHIKNGTQGIVVAGTTGESATLTYEEHEELIALAVEYADKRIPIIAGTGANATHEAIALTKFAEKVGADASLQIVPYYNKPTQEGIYQHFKAIAEETNIPLILYNIPSRTGIDMLPETFARLFADFPNVIGLKEATGNVARVSEIISLTNPDVLILSGDDALTIPMMAVGAKGVISVANNLVPKDISLMCEYALNGEFDKALEIHNKYWKLFKAMFVETNPIPVKTAAYMMGLIETDEMRLPLYKMSDKNRKYLEEVLKEYNLIK, encoded by the coding sequence ATGTTTACAGGCTCACTAGTTGCAATAATAACTCCTTTTAAAAATGGAACAATTGATAAGAAATCATTTAAAAGTCTTATAGATTTTCATATAAAAAATGGAACTCAAGGAATAGTTGTAGCAGGAACAACTGGAGAATCTGCAACTTTAACTTATGAAGAACATGAAGAATTAATAGCCCTTGCTGTAGAATATGCAGATAAAAGAATTCCTATAATTGCAGGAACAGGAGCAAATGCTACCCATGAGGCTATAGCTTTAACAAAATTTGCTGAAAAAGTTGGTGCTGATGCCTCTCTTCAAATAGTTCCTTATTATAACAAACCAACTCAAGAAGGTATTTATCAACATTTTAAGGCAATAGCAGAAGAAACAAATATTCCTTTGATTTTATATAATATTCCTTCTAGAACAGGTATTGATATGCTTCCTGAAACTTTTGCAAGACTTTTTGCAGACTTTCCAAATGTGATAGGTTTAAAAGAAGCTACTGGGAATGTAGCAAGAGTATCTGAAATTATATCTTTAACCAATCCAGATGTTTTAATCTTATCTGGAGATGATGCATTAACTATTCCTATGATGGCTGTTGGTGCTAAAGGAGTTATATCTGTAGCAAATAATTTGGTACCAAAAGATATTTCTTTAATGTGTGAATATGCTTTAAATGGAGAATTTGATAAAGCTTTAGAAATACATAATAAATACTGGAAATTGTTTAAAGCAATGTTTGTAGAAACAAATCCAATTCCAGTAAAAACAGCAGCATATATGATGGGTTTAATTGAGACAGATGAAATGAGACTTCCTTTATACAAGATGAGTGATAAAAATAGAAAATATTTAGAAGAGGTTTTAAAGGAGTATAATCTAATAAAATAG
- a CDS encoding YfdX family protein: protein MKKVMASLTAAAILISSPTLAKTSAEVSKEAVKTAESKAKATQEQIHIVKEAVEAVVLTKKVLIDLEKKDLKKAKEDLEKAIGKLEVILAFKNAPLMLPIDSEVVAVEYTGDLKSIKESLELVKDLLDKNKVQDARRILDTLQSEIDIITINLPLASYPQALKLAAKYLNEGKIKEAEDVLDMALNTLVKEITVIPIPILKAQALVDAASKIAKKDKNQAIKHLEEAKRQLKIAEALGYTSTSDTTYKMLYDAIEKLEKEIKGKNRSEKLFENLIEKLKEFKEKAIRTLHSSEANQ, encoded by the coding sequence ATGAAAAAAGTAATGGCATCTTTAACTGCTGCAGCGATACTTATTTCTTCACCTACTTTAGCAAAAACATCTGCAGAAGTTAGTAAAGAGGCAGTAAAAACTGCAGAATCTAAAGCAAAAGCTACTCAAGAACAGATTCATATTGTTAAGGAAGCTGTAGAGGCTGTTGTCTTAACTAAGAAAGTTCTTATTGATCTTGAGAAAAAAGATCTAAAAAAAGCAAAAGAAGATTTAGAGAAAGCTATAGGCAAACTTGAAGTTATCTTAGCATTTAAAAATGCTCCTTTAATGCTACCAATAGATTCAGAAGTAGTTGCTGTTGAATATACTGGAGATTTAAAAAGTATTAAGGAAAGTTTGGAATTAGTAAAGGATTTACTTGATAAAAATAAAGTTCAAGATGCGAGAAGAATTTTAGATACCCTTCAAAGTGAGATTGATATTATTACTATAAATTTACCTTTAGCATCTTATCCTCAAGCTTTAAAACTTGCAGCTAAATATTTAAATGAAGGAAAAATTAAAGAAGCAGAAGATGTACTTGATATGGCACTTAATACTCTTGTGAAAGAAATTACAGTTATTCCTATTCCCATATTAAAAGCTCAAGCATTAGTAGATGCTGCAAGTAAAATAGCTAAAAAGGATAAAAATCAAGCTATAAAACATCTTGAAGAAGCAAAAAGACAATTAAAAATTGCTGAAGCACTTGGCTATACAAGTACAAGTGATACAACATACAAAATGTTATATGATGCTATAGAAAAACTTGAAAAAGAAATAAAAGGTAAAAACAGATCTGAAAAATTATTTGAAAACTTAATAGAAAAATTAAAAGAATTCAAAGAAAAAGCAATTCGTACTTTACATTCAAGTGAAGCTAATCAATAA
- a CDS encoding rod shape-determining protein has product MLSSILGIFSNDIGIDLGTANTLVFVKGKGIVLTEPSIVAKDIKRDKVLAVGQEAKIMMGKTPEYIDVIRPLKDGVIADFEVTQEMLKYFIKKVHKNIPFINWLKPRPRVIVGVPSGITEVEKRAVIDAVKQSGARDVYLIAEPMAAAIGVGLPITEPGGNMIIDIGGGTTEIAVISLSGLVVSHSIRVAGDEMSDAIIQYLKRHHGIVIGEQTAEKIKMRLGSAYPSEKDQEEMEIGGVDIRNSPISTVIKGEEIRKALEDVVDNIVNAVKTALEKTPPELGADIVERGIVLAGGGSMLYGLDIRIREEVNLPVFRAENPLTAVVEGIGKTLEDIDLIKRVSME; this is encoded by the coding sequence ATGTTATCTTCAATTCTAGGGATTTTTTCTAATGATATTGGAATAGACTTAGGTACAGCAAATACTTTAGTTTTTGTTAAAGGAAAAGGAATAGTTTTAACAGAACCTTCTATAGTTGCAAAGGATATTAAAAGAGATAAAGTTCTTGCAGTTGGACAAGAAGCAAAAATAATGATGGGAAAAACTCCTGAATATATAGATGTAATAAGACCTTTAAAAGATGGAGTTATCGCAGATTTTGAAGTAACTCAAGAGATGCTTAAGTATTTTATAAAAAAAGTTCATAAAAATATACCTTTTATAAATTGGTTAAAGCCAAGACCAAGAGTTATAGTAGGTGTTCCTTCTGGCATTACAGAAGTAGAAAAAAGAGCAGTTATTGATGCAGTAAAACAATCAGGAGCAAGAGATGTTTATCTTATTGCAGAACCAATGGCTGCAGCTATAGGAGTAGGCCTTCCTATTACAGAACCTGGTGGAAATATGATTATAGATATTGGTGGAGGAACAACAGAAATAGCAGTTATTTCTTTATCTGGATTAGTAGTGTCTCACTCAATAAGAGTTGCAGGAGATGAGATGAGTGATGCTATAATTCAGTATTTAAAGAGACATCATGGCATAGTTATTGGAGAACAAACTGCTGAAAAAATAAAAATGAGACTTGGTTCAGCATATCCTTCAGAAAAAGATCAAGAAGAGATGGAGATCGGTGGTGTTGATATTAGAAATAGTCCTATAAGTACTGTAATAAAAGGAGAAGAAATTAGAAAAGCTTTAGAAGATGTAGTAGATAATATTGTTAATGCTGTAAAAACTGCATTAGAAAAAACACCTCCAGAACTTGGTGCAGATATAGTTGAAAGAGGTATTGTTTTAGCTGGTGGTGGTTCTATGCTTTATGGACTTGATATAAGAATAAGAGAAGAAGTAAATCTTCCTGTTTTTAGAGCTGAAAATCCATTAACTGCAGTTGTTGAAGGAATAGGAAAAACATTAGAAGATATAGATCTTATTAAAAGGGTATCTATGGAATAA
- the mrdA gene encoding penicillin-binding protein 2, with protein sequence MKIKIQRFDIVLIFLLVFSFILLSRLFYLQVIKGNYYEKLSKNNYIRIITINPPRGRIFDRNGILLAYDVPYYQLYTLPYLIDKKELPKLKKAFKKYLNIDITSKLEEKIIKGYANKVIIKSKLTDKDIKNFYDHFYEFNGIFIETIPRRNYTEYAKYMPHILGYVGYPSKKELEENPDINADVLIGKSGVEKIYDNYLRGEYGNKAVIVDAKGRIKKILWEKPPKTGKDIYLTIDARLQKLAYESFKESGQKSGSIVLVNPKTYEILTMLNYPIFDIQKFSDGLTKKEWNKLLKNEYKPLFNKTLNGLYPPGSIYKIVVSTAALNEGVVSPTERIFSGGYFKIGKWKYRNWNLAGCGNINITQALEQSCDTYYYQIGLKLGVNKIVEYTYMFGIGKKLNPEIETKVSRVPTPDWKLRKLGESWFLGDTVNLSIGQGFLAITPFDASKILIPVLNNGNVLKPLLLKAYVDKGKIYENEPVVLNKLPIKKDIFSYIKKGLYLVIYGKRGTAKILQDLPVEVAGKTGTAQVYRKPKKNEKIDKWELQNHAWFISFFPYKNPQFSSVVFIEHGEKSSNAVKITKNLIEKMIENGFIK encoded by the coding sequence ATGAAGATAAAAATACAAAGATTTGATATAGTTTTAATTTTTTTATTGGTGTTTTCCTTTATTTTACTAAGTAGGTTATTTTATCTTCAAGTAATAAAAGGAAATTATTATGAAAAGCTATCTAAAAATAATTACATAAGAATAATTACTATAAATCCTCCAAGAGGTAGAATATTTGATAGAAATGGAATTTTACTTGCTTATGATGTCCCTTATTATCAGCTTTATACTTTACCTTATCTTATTGATAAAAAGGAACTGCCTAAACTAAAAAAAGCTTTCAAAAAATATTTAAATATTGATATAACTTCTAAGTTAGAAGAAAAAATAATAAAAGGTTATGCTAATAAAGTAATTATAAAATCTAAATTAACAGATAAAGATATAAAAAATTTTTATGATCATTTTTATGAATTTAATGGAATATTCATAGAAACAATTCCAAGAAGAAATTATACAGAATATGCTAAATATATGCCACATATACTTGGATATGTTGGATATCCATCTAAAAAAGAGTTAGAAGAAAATCCAGATATAAATGCAGATGTATTAATTGGAAAAAGTGGAGTAGAAAAAATTTATGATAATTATTTAAGAGGTGAGTATGGTAATAAAGCTGTTATAGTTGATGCAAAAGGTAGAATAAAAAAGATACTCTGGGAAAAACCTCCAAAAACAGGAAAGGATATATATCTTACAATTGATGCAAGACTTCAAAAATTAGCTTATGAATCTTTTAAAGAGTCCGGTCAAAAATCAGGAAGTATAGTCTTAGTTAATCCAAAAACTTATGAAATTTTAACAATGCTAAACTATCCAATATTTGATATTCAAAAATTTTCAGATGGCCTTACAAAAAAAGAATGGAATAAACTTTTGAAAAATGAATACAAACCCTTATTTAATAAAACTTTAAATGGATTATATCCACCTGGTTCAATATATAAAATTGTTGTTTCTACTGCTGCTTTAAATGAAGGTGTAGTAAGTCCAACAGAAAGAATCTTTAGTGGTGGATATTTTAAAATAGGTAAATGGAAATATAGAAACTGGAATTTAGCAGGATGTGGAAATATAAATATAACGCAAGCTTTAGAACAATCTTGTGATACTTATTATTATCAAATAGGATTAAAACTTGGGGTTAATAAAATTGTTGAATATACATATATGTTTGGAATAGGTAAAAAATTAAATCCTGAAATTGAAACAAAAGTTTCAAGAGTACCAACCCCTGACTGGAAACTTAGGAAATTAGGAGAATCTTGGTTTCTTGGAGATACTGTAAACTTAAGTATAGGTCAAGGATTTTTAGCAATCACTCCTTTTGATGCCTCTAAAATTCTTATTCCTGTTTTAAATAATGGGAATGTTTTAAAACCTTTGCTTTTAAAAGCATATGTTGATAAAGGTAAAATTTATGAAAATGAACCTGTTGTTTTAAACAAACTTCCAATAAAAAAAGATATATTCAGCTATATAAAAAAAGGTCTTTATTTAGTTATTTATGGTAAAAGAGGAACAGCTAAAATACTTCAAGATTTACCAGTAGAAGTAGCTGGAAAAACAGGAACAGCACAAGTTTATAGAAAACCAAAAAAAAATGAAAAAATAGATAAATGGGAACTTCAAAATCATGCATGGTTTATAAGTTTTTTCCCTTATAAAAATCCACAATTTTCTTCTGTAGTTTTTATTGAGCATGGTGAAAAAAGTAGTAATGCTGTAAAAATAACTAAAAATTTAATAGAGAAAATGATTGAAAATGGATTTATTAAATAA
- a CDS encoding MFS transporter, translating to MKAEKKTFFAGMVGNILEWYDFVVYGFLAAIIGKLFFPSGNATVELLKSFAVFAVGFLMRPVGAIIFGYIGDKFGRKKALTISIVMMAISTTAIGLLPTYETVGILAPVLLVLLKLIQGLSVGGEYTTSVSFLVEYAPQDKRGLYGSVGILGAVVGILLGSASGAFITKVLSEDALYSWGWRVLFFTGVILGLVGYYIRKHIDETPKFLELEYEELKSKSPLKELFTKGRSQLLKTFALSTFQAVGFYIIFVYIASHLSVFVKFPKSVALTINTVSMIILFLLIPVFGFLSDKYGRKPFILFSTFFTLILAYPLFSFISSGSFENALIGQVVFAVIVAGFMAILPTTLVEIFPTEIRNSGYSIGYNLPFAIFGGTSPLIATYLIKETGNLASPAYYLMFAAAIAFITGLFLKETAKEPLK from the coding sequence ATGAAAGCTGAAAAGAAAACCTTCTTTGCTGGAATGGTAGGAAATATTTTAGAGTGGTATGACTTTGTAGTTTATGGATTTTTAGCAGCAATTATAGGTAAGCTTTTTTTCCCTTCAGGGAACGCTACTGTAGAACTTTTGAAATCTTTTGCTGTTTTTGCTGTTGGATTTTTAATGAGGCCTGTAGGGGCTATTATTTTTGGATATATAGGAGATAAATTTGGTAGAAAAAAAGCTCTTACTATATCTATAGTTATGATGGCAATTTCTACAACTGCCATTGGACTTCTTCCAACTTATGAAACAGTTGGAATACTTGCTCCTGTTTTACTTGTATTACTTAAATTAATCCAAGGTCTTTCTGTTGGTGGAGAATATACAACATCTGTTTCTTTTCTTGTAGAGTATGCTCCTCAAGATAAAAGAGGGTTATATGGTAGTGTTGGAATACTTGGGGCAGTTGTTGGAATATTACTTGGCTCTGCTTCAGGAGCTTTTATAACAAAAGTTCTTTCAGAAGATGCTCTTTATAGCTGGGGATGGAGAGTTTTATTTTTTACTGGTGTTATTCTTGGTTTAGTAGGGTATTATATTAGAAAACATATAGATGAAACACCAAAATTTTTAGAGCTTGAGTACGAAGAGTTAAAATCTAAATCTCCTTTAAAAGAACTATTTACAAAAGGAAGAAGTCAGTTATTGAAAACTTTTGCTTTAAGTACTTTTCAAGCTGTAGGTTTTTATATTATTTTTGTTTATATTGCAAGTCATCTTTCAGTATTTGTTAAATTTCCAAAATCTGTTGCATTAACAATCAATACTGTAAGTATGATTATTTTATTTTTATTAATTCCTGTTTTTGGATTTTTATCTGATAAATATGGAAGAAAACCATTTATACTTTTTTCAACATTTTTTACTTTGATACTTGCTTATCCTTTATTTTCCTTTATATCTTCTGGAAGTTTTGAAAATGCTTTAATAGGACAAGTAGTTTTTGCAGTAATTGTTGCAGGTTTTATGGCTATACTTCCAACAACCTTAGTTGAAATATTTCCTACAGAGATAAGAAATTCAGGATATTCTATTGGATATAACTTACCTTTTGCTATTTTTGGAGGAACTTCTCCTTTAATTGCTACTTATCTTATTAAAGAAACAGGGAATTTAGCTTCACCTGCTTATTACTTAATGTTTGCTGCTGCTATTGCTTTTATTACAGGATTATTTTTAAAAGAAACAGCAAAGGAACCTTTAAAATAG
- the mreC gene encoding rod shape-determining protein MreC translates to MFFFKRKKIVVGFLIVFFSLLIFFVFYRNFYLVLDIVYPIQISIKKISDLTIKLENIFIENKKLYEENQRLKQELQKLKLETQTLKAFKIENEKLKKLLKFSKKYKFKRKIVAEVIGYPSESWVKGLIINKGSKDKVKVGDLVITDGYLVGKITKVGYFSSFVLLVNDSNFKITGRTKNTREFVFYKGNGKDGGNLEYIRPNQDIRVGDIVETDNPKGIPIGIIKNVSYQEGDFFKKAEVEAFIKQLNIEYVLILGK, encoded by the coding sequence ATGTTTTTTTTCAAAAGAAAAAAAATTGTAGTTGGATTTTTAATAGTTTTTTTTTCATTGTTGATTTTCTTTGTTTTTTATAGAAACTTTTATTTAGTTTTGGATATTGTTTATCCTATACAAATATCTATTAAAAAAATCTCTGATCTTACAATTAAATTAGAAAATATTTTTATAGAAAATAAAAAATTATATGAAGAAAATCAAAGATTAAAACAAGAATTACAAAAATTAAAGTTAGAGACACAAACTTTAAAAGCTTTTAAAATTGAAAATGAAAAATTAAAAAAATTATTAAAATTTTCCAAAAAATATAAATTTAAAAGAAAAATAGTTGCAGAGGTTATAGGATATCCTTCTGAAAGCTGGGTAAAAGGTTTAATTATAAATAAAGGTTCTAAAGATAAAGTAAAAGTTGGAGACTTAGTTATAACTGATGGATATTTAGTAGGTAAGATAACAAAAGTGGGATATTTTTCTTCATTTGTACTTCTTGTGAATGATTCAAATTTTAAAATAACAGGAAGAACTAAAAACACAAGAGAGTTTGTTTTCTATAAAGGAAATGGTAAAGATGGGGGAAACTTAGAATATATAAGACCAAATCAGGATATTAGAGTGGGAGATATTGTAGAAACTGATAATCCTAAGGGAATTCCTATAGGTATTATAAAAAATGTTTCTTATCAAGAAGGAGATTTTTTTAAAAAAGCAGAAGTAGAAGCATTTATAAAACAACTTAATATAGAATATGTGTTAATCCTAGGTAAATAA
- the prfB gene encoding peptide chain release factor 2: MLEELKIKLEELENTFTSVKEIIKPDSIENEIKQLDELMGQSDFWNDTKKAQEISSKRNYLANKLQKIKDIEDKIQYIKEYIELLELESDETAKKEIEEELKNLEKLVSKLETESLLSGEYDSKNAIVSIQSGSGGVEACDWAEMLLRMYLRWAEKNGYDIEIVDYQPDDVAGIKSATFIVKGPYAYGYLSAEQGVHRLVRISPFDSNKRRHTSFAAVSVIPEIGEEINVEINEDDLRIDTFRASGAGGQHVNKTDSAVRITHIPTGIVVSCQSERSQIQNRAKAMQMLKAKLYQLEIEKQKQKKKELEGEKKDITWGSQIRSYVFHPYQMVKDLRTGYETGNIEAVMDGDLNPFIESFLKYKASESAKE, from the coding sequence ATGTTAGAAGAACTTAAAATAAAGTTAGAAGAGCTTGAGAATACGTTTACTTCAGTTAAAGAAATAATAAAACCAGATAGCATAGAAAATGAGATAAAACAACTTGATGAATTAATGGGACAGTCTGACTTTTGGAATGATACTAAAAAAGCTCAAGAAATATCTTCTAAAAGAAATTATCTTGCAAATAAGCTGCAAAAAATAAAAGATATTGAAGATAAGATACAGTATATAAAAGAATATATTGAACTTTTAGAGTTAGAATCTGATGAAACAGCAAAAAAAGAAATAGAAGAAGAATTAAAAAATCTTGAAAAATTAGTTTCAAAACTTGAAACAGAAAGCTTATTATCTGGAGAATATGACTCAAAAAATGCAATAGTATCTATTCAATCAGGCTCTGGTGGAGTAGAAGCATGTGATTGGGCAGAAATGCTTTTAAGAATGTATTTAAGATGGGCAGAAAAAAATGGATATGATATAGAAATTGTAGATTATCAACCTGATGATGTTGCAGGTATAAAAAGTGCAACCTTTATAGTAAAAGGTCCTTATGCTTATGGATATTTATCTGCTGAGCAAGGAGTTCATAGACTTGTTAGAATATCTCCATTTGACTCTAACAAAAGAAGACATACCTCTTTTGCTGCTGTTTCAGTTATTCCAGAAATAGGAGAGGAAATTAATGTTGAGATAAATGAAGATGATTTAAGAATAGATACATTTAGAGCATCAGGAGCAGGTGGACAGCACGTTAATAAAACAGATTCTGCAGTAAGAATTACTCATATTCCAACAGGAATTGTTGTATCTTGCCAAAGTGAAAGATCTCAAATACAAAATAGAGCAAAAGCTATGCAGATGTTAAAAGCAAAACTTTATCAGCTTGAGATTGAAAAACAAAAACAGAAGAAAAAAGAGCTTGAAGGTGAAAAAAAAGATATTACTTGGGGTAGTCAGATAAGGTCTTATGTATTTCATCCTTATCAAATGGTAAAAGACTTAAGAACAGGATATGAAACAGGGAATATTGAAGCAGTTATGGATGGAGATTTAAATCCATTTATAGAAAGCTTTTTAAAATATAAAGCATCAGAAAGTGCTAAAGAATAG
- the purF gene encoding amidophosphoribosyltransferase, whose protein sequence is MCGVFGVFDNKDAAYLTYLGLHALQHRGQESAGIAVSDGYDINLKLGEGLVTQAIKDEDLQSLKGDIAIGHVRYSTAGGSNPKNIQPFYAHFYGGAFAIAHNGNLVNAKEIRNKLEKEGAIFRSTSDTEVFVHLIAKSKNPPPAHVILHKNDEEFIPLVFDAMRKVKGAYSLVILRENQLIAVRDPYGFRPLALGKNRSGSYFVASETCAFDIVDAEYLRDIQPGEVLVIDDAGMRSYFPLDETEENTKQNYKCIFEFVYFARPDSNIFSDWVYEIRKEMGRALAREKKIDADVVVPILDSGMLAAKGYSEESGIPLEIGLIRNHYVGRSFIQPVQEIRDLSVKLKLNPVQQVIKDKRVILVDDSLVRGTTSKKIINMVRKAGAKEVHLLISSPPVISPCYYGIDTPTKEELIASNKTVEEIREYIGADSLYYLSLEGMITAANKYKQKGFCTACFTGNYPVL, encoded by the coding sequence ATGTGTGGAGTTTTTGGAGTTTTTGATAATAAAGATGCAGCATATTTAACATATCTTGGGCTTCATGCCCTTCAACATAGAGGGCAAGAATCTGCAGGGATAGCTGTATCTGATGGTTATGATATAAATCTAAAACTTGGAGAAGGTTTAGTTACTCAAGCTATTAAAGATGAAGATCTTCAATCACTAAAAGGTGATATAGCAATAGGGCATGTTAGATACTCTACTGCAGGTGGTTCAAATCCTAAAAATATTCAGCCTTTCTATGCTCATTTTTATGGTGGAGCTTTTGCTATAGCCCATAATGGAAATTTAGTAAATGCTAAAGAGATAAGAAATAAACTTGAAAAAGAAGGAGCAATATTCAGATCAACTTCAGATACAGAAGTTTTTGTACATCTAATAGCAAAATCTAAAAATCCTCCTCCTGCTCATGTAATTCTTCATAAAAATGATGAAGAATTTATACCTTTAGTTTTTGATGCAATGAGAAAAGTAAAAGGAGCATACTCTCTTGTAATTTTAAGAGAAAATCAGCTTATTGCAGTTAGGGATCCTTATGGATTTAGACCTTTAGCTTTAGGAAAAAATCGTAGTGGAAGTTATTTTGTAGCGTCAGAAACGTGTGCATTTGATATTGTAGATGCAGAGTATTTAAGAGATATTCAGCCGGGAGAAGTTCTTGTAATAGATGATGCAGGAATGAGATCTTATTTTCCATTAGATGAAACTGAAGAAAATACAAAGCAAAATTACAAATGTATATTTGAGTTTGTTTATTTTGCAAGGCCAGACAGTAATATATTTAGTGATTGGGTTTATGAAATAAGAAAAGAAATGGGAAGAGCTTTAGCAAGAGAAAAGAAAATAGATGCAGATGTTGTAGTACCTATTTTAGATTCTGGAATGCTCGCGGCAAAAGGATATTCTGAAGAAAGTGGAATTCCTCTTGAGATAGGATTAATAAGAAATCATTATGTTGGAAGAAGTTTTATACAACCTGTTCAGGAAATTAGAGATTTAAGTGTAAAACTTAAATTAAATCCTGTTCAACAAGTAATAAAAGATAAAAGGGTAATTTTAGTTGATGATTCTTTAGTAAGAGGCACAACAAGTAAAAAAATAATAAATATGGTAAGAAAAGCAGGAGCAAAAGAAGTTCATCTTTTAATAAGTTCTCCACCTGTAATAAGCCCTTGTTATTATGGTATTGATACACCAACAAAAGAAGAGTTAATTGCTTCAAATAAAACTGTAGAAGAAATAAGAGAATATATAGGAGCAGATAGCCTTTACTATCTTTCTTTAGAAGGAATGATAACAGCTGCAAATAAATATAAACAAAAAGGATTTTGCACTGCTTGTTTCACAGGTAATTATCCAGTGTTATAA